ggaTATACAAGTCTGCATGACATTGTATTGTAACTACACCAGTAGAGCAGTGTAAGACCACTAGAGGGAGCTTGAGGCCCACTAACATGACTCCCATTTTAATTCTTTGTACTTGGACAGTGCTTAAATGCATTAAATGAAGTGAATTACATTTGGCTGACCCACTACAAATCTTCCCATCTACCCCTCATCCAAAAGCATTTGAACAAAAGGAGGACTCTGAGACAGATTGAGGTCTGGTTTGAACatttatattgtgatttttCAGTTTATATGCAAGAGGAAACATTTACTCTATCTGCAACCGTTtgtcttcatttcatttggCCCCACATGTTCACATCAGCACATCAATAacttacatactgtactgtagcaaACATCCTGCTGAGGACGATGATATTCAGTTTGAAGAAATGGTACACTACCTTCGTGAAGACAAGAGAATAGCATGTTAAACAGGCCTTGTATAGAATCCACCAATACTGTTGAGGTTTCTTCATGATAAGCTCAGTGGACTTGTAGATATAATGCTCTCCTCTGAACTCTATCATGAAAAACATTTCGACAGCACACACAAATCCAAATTAAAACCAGCTGAAATGGTCAGACATATTAATGATGATGTCCTGACACATAAGGATATGGTGAGAATGAGTTCCCAGAAGGACAGCGCTAGCACCCAAAAAACGAAAGCATTGCTGCTTGAGATTAAAAACCTTTCATGATCCACTCTGTCACTACTAAACTCAGGGATAACTTTAGTCCCTGTGCGGTAAGGGCTAAAGCAGTATTGGCACCATGAAGAAACAAGATACGCTAGACACACAGCGTTGAAAGCAACATTCAGTCTAATGCCAGTCACATGATTTCTGTTATTGACTACATGATTGAATGCTCTGTACATTAACCGGACAGCTTTTTGACAGGGGTCACCTTGTGTAAAGCAAGTTAAGTATAATTCACATGGCTGAATGCAATTTGTACATTCTACTTCATGGATTGTGACACCATGTGACTTAAGAAGGCGGCGGGGACAAACGGTAAGGGAGTAGCAGCTGCAACTGTACAGATAGAAGGATCAGgtccaaaagaaaaagaaaaaaaaaaatcaagccaACGCACAAGGGAACTCACAAAGTCCACGAAGATACACCACCACaggccttcctccctccccttccttttACAGAAGTCCATTGCAAGTtttgcattaaataaaaaagaaagtgtagGGGTTTCTTTTCAGTTGCACAGTCCACACTTTGCAGAGCCTTTGGAAGAAATCTCCTTTCTGCTTTGACATCTGTGCAAGACTTTGGGAATAAGGCTTCCTTCTGATTTGCTTTTGCCGAGTGGCGAGACAGTCCAGTAATGCTTAAGACAACAGATTTTTAGCACAAATTGTAACAGATTTGAGTGTTTTATAGTACTGAACCATTGCCTTCATGTTTATAATTCATAATGTTTCGTAACATACCTTCTCATATACATTCCATTGTGCcttaatgttgttttgcacCTCTCTAGACATTGTTGATGAGCTATTAAAAGACagacttataaaaaaaaatccttctgtttatcattaaataattttatataaaagcAAACCTAACAATCTTCGTTCCACGCAGGCCTTCCCTAATGGTTAACTACTTCACCGCCATATGATCATACACACAATGCATGTATGCAtattcagtctctctctctctctctctctctctctctctctctcatacactcacacacatgcacacacaccagaaCAGTTTCGTGTTTTAACAGCTTGTTGTTACATGAGGTCCATGCAGTACCAAAGCAGAAAGATCCTGATGTGATTTtgtcgtttttttgttttgtttctttttttcgtCTCCAGTATGTGGCACAAACTTATGGCAAAGAAGCGGATACATGGTTTGGCTCAGACCTGGATCCAGTAATATTTGCACAATTCTTATTAAGTCGGCCTGGTGTACCAGATGGGCGAGGTTTACCATACAGGGCAATAAAATGTGTTCCAGAGAGTTTAGACCATCACAGAGAAGAAAATTACTATTCTGTGACCTCAAACTTGCCTGCTCCAGTCCAAATTGTCCCAATGTTGTTAAACCCCACTGATCTAGAATGCCAAGCATgttaaaaatgcaattatatGCAAACACTAATTGACCATGATCTGGTTTGGCTTTTCGTATGTACACAATCATCTATTTATCATTGTGATCCCAATAAGACTTCGCTGCCACTTCACTGATAAATGTTCACTTCTATATATTCTTTCATTGTCTTTTCATCCAACTTCATAAAGTCCTGTTCTCCAATTTCAACACTCTCAAGTAAGTTTGGTGGCGTCCCCCCGTTTAGGCGGTGCAGGCGGGGGTCCTCGTCGTAGTGTTGCATAGCCTGAGATGTTTCCGGACATGTAGCCACCGTTTCCTCCGTTGCTCTGCATTCCCTGGTCCAGCAGCTCAGGGGGCGGCGGAGGCAGTGCCATGTCGTCCATAGTCCCTGCAGAGAGGCCAGCAGAGTTGACAGAACTCTGGCGACCCACTGACTTTCGCTTCAGAGTCCGGTGGAGGTCGTCTAGGAAGTTGGGCTGGCCTGAGCTGCCCTTGGGGGAGGTGGGTGGAGGGTTCTGTGGTGTCGGCGAGAGTGGAGGGGGCTCCGGGGTGGTGTTGCTACGCCGCACGAGTGTGGGTGGAGCAGTCTTTTTCAGTGAGCTCTTGCCCCAGGAAGAGTTGCTGACAagggagacaggtggaggaggtgggggagccTGGGGCTGGGGGTTGACCACAGCTACCCTAGGTGGTCCTCCACTAGGGGCGTCACTGccaggaggtggaggaggggggaagagCTCAGAggctgggggaggaggagggaagtaGGCGCATTCAGGTGGTGGAGAAGGGAAGTCGCCACCAGTTGGCTTTGCCTGGCTCACTTTGGCCTGGAGTGCCAATGGCAGGTTGGACAGGTTGAGCTTACCCGGTTTTGGGGGAGCAGGGGGTCCAGCTGACGGGTCCTTGGATGGGGATCCAGTGGATGAGGAGACTGGACATGGGGGGGAAGGAGAGGTGCTGCTCTGGGGAGCAAACTTGCTCAGCAAGTTCCTTCTTGATTCCTCATAAGAGGCTGAGGAGTCGGCCTTCATGCTGGAGTTCCTCTGGGGGGTGGGAGGAGGCTTCTTTCCCAAAAAACCAGCGGGACCACAGGGTGACCTCCTCGTGGGTGAGCCCAGGTTTccaggagggaggggaggaggaggtggggttGGGCCGGTGACAGGGGCTGGAGGAGgtggcggaggaggaggaggggcagggAAGCCAGCACTGCtgtctggaggaggaggaggaaactcTGGAGACTGGTGCTGCTGGCCACCACCAGGCTGCCATTTCGGTTTGGTCTTGACTGCAGGTGGGGAGAGGGGGGCTTTGGGGCTCTCTGTATGATTGGCTACTTGGGATGAAGATCCTGGAAACTGACTTGCAAGCTGTTTCACCAAAGACATGGTTGGAGGAGCTCCCGTGGAAATGGGCGGTGGCTTAGACAGGCTGTGCTGCTTGGGCAGAGTGGGAGGGGGCTGGCTGGCGGTGTGGCCCGCCTGGAGGCTGAACTGCTTCTTGAACGgtgcaggtggaggagggggtgggggtggtggtgggccACCCATGGCAGCAGGAGGCGGCGCGGGTGGGAAGGGGATGACCGGTGACGTGGGTTTGGGTGCAGTGTGAGGAACAAAGCCTGGGGTGAAGGACTTGGGTGGTGCTGGTGGAGGGGGTCCAGGCGGAGGTGGGAACTGGGCTGGCACTGGGAACTgctggggaggaggaggaggtggcggcggaggtggaggtggaggaggtgggggtggcGGAGCAGGTGCGGGTGGTGGGGACTCCTCAAGGCCTCCGTCTGGAGACAGCAGGTCCCGTGGAGGGCTGGGAAACCGTTCCTTCAGTGTCTGCTTCAGAACGACGGGATAAACAGGCTGGCTCATGGGAGTCGGGGCgggagggggtggagggggaggaggaggaggaaatgcTAGTCCATTGGTctgtggagcaggtggaggaccCGGGGGTGGAGGGGTGAAGGCAGGTGGGGTGGCTGGACTGGGAGGGCCCAGCCTCAACACAGCCATGGCTGACCCAGGCATTGGCATGGATGGTGgcgggggaggaggaggtggagggggaggcGGGACATTAGTCCTTGCTGCAATGTGGTTCACATTGATAGGTGGTTTGACAGATGCCAGTACTGTGGGCGATGTTGGAATTGGGGGCAGAACTTGGTGAGCTGTTGCATAGAGATGACTGGGCAGCTTGTGGTGGTTGGCAGCCTGGGAGGCCTTCTGGTTCTGCAGTCGGTTGATGGTGCTGAACTTGTACATGGTGGGAGCCGCTGAGTGGTGTGACACGGTTTGGACCgggggtgggggaggaggaggaggtggcggaggaggtgggggaggaggagcagccGGTTgttgctcctcctgctgctgcggTGGTGGCGGTGGCATCTCGTAGTTGCTGATGGGCGGcggctgctgttgttgctgttgtgacTGGGGTGGTTGCTGAGGGTGCTGAGGCgactgtggtggtggtggtggtggtgttggtgttggtgctGGCGGCTGCGGGGCCTGTTGAGGAGACTGAGGCTGGGGAGGCAGGTGCTGGTGTTGTGGCTGGGTCAGTGTCTGAGGCTGCACTGGTGGGTGTTGAGGCTGTGGTGGGTGTTGAGGCTGTGGTGGGTGCTGTTGCAGGGGCTGGGGGGGAGGCTGCACCTGTGGCTGGGGAGGGGGCGTCAGCACCAGGTGATCAACTGAATGCTGGCTGTGATGCCGGTGACTGTGGGAAGGGTGCGGCAGGGTGGCCCCTCTGGATGCCTCCATTCTCATATGCTGGGAAGAGATAGGAACAGCATCTGTTACAAATAAGCTACTTTAAATAAATTTAAACCCACATGACATGATCTGCTTCCTGTGAAAGTAAGCCGTACCTTGGAGCTTTCCTCTATCTGGGTGCCTCTCTTCCAGGCCTCAGAGAAAATGGAGCTCACCACACTCTGGGACCGGCCATGAGAGGAGCCTGTCTCAACTCCACTGTCTGAATGGCCTGAATGATTAGACTGGGACTCTGGaagcacagacaaaaacatccaTGTGTCACCACAGATATACCATTATGGAGCTGGTAAAGACAACAACTCTAAACCACAGATTTTAACAAATGCAGTCTTGTGAATGACTTGTGCTTGATTAACTCTCCACATTCTCTAACagccataaaaacatcaatGATCATACACTCTGTTTGCAATCTATTATACTGGCGTTCAGCCCAGGTTTCATTAGACGATGAACTAACCAGGAATGCTTGCAGAACTGGAGCCTGATCGGATGctggaggtagagagagaggaccAATCGTAAGCCGCCTCTGTCCTCTTCATGGCCTCCTGGTAGTTCACATATAGCTGCTTGCCATACTACACATCAAAGAGCACAATGACGTAGGATTAATAAACAATTTTGTTGGTGTTTAATattgaaacaaacattttttattttgagcaGGACGTACCTTAGCGATGCGAATTCCATTCACCCATTGGTGGAGGGTCCTGACATCATCACAGCACAGATACTTAATATACTGTGACTTCTTCTGGATTTGTGGATGCTGCAAAAAgaagtaaatatgtattttaacacACTTTAATGCCTTATAAAGTATATCTGTGAACAACTTTACAACAAGCATTAAAGGATATATAATAGGCTGCACGTCGTTTGGCATTAAAGCATCTTCTGGTCATTTAAGAgacacttttttaatttttatatgaATCCTAGAGAGGAATAACTCTTCAAACACTTCCTACTTATTAAATGCAATCATATCAAATTACACAAATCTAATTTACTTGTTTGGAAGCGATTTTTGGAGTGCTTTTTAAAGAACAGAGGTACTTTCTAATGTGAGGCCATTGGCAGTAAGTAGATGGAGGGACAAGCACTAAATGTGTCTCCTGGGAACACAACACTTCCATATGTTCACACCACTATTTTAAATCCATATATAGGACAAGAAAATCACACTCTGTCCATGTTTTGTCCAGAtgctacatactgtatgtgttgctTTCAATGCATTTCCATGACactgtattttcagtttcagaaaacaaaaagactttTCCATTCAGTAGGAGACATAGTAATGGATCCTCACCTTCAGGGCCAAGCAGTAGTCAGTGGGAGCCTTGTATTTGCTGCGGTAGTCCTGACCGTAATACACGTTAACATGATCCAACTGCAGGAAGCACACAAGATCTCTGGACGCCTGCAGAGAGGGAGACATTGGAGCTAACAGGATGTACTGATGCATGGTTGCCTTACATTGGGGACCAAGGCTGACTGCAGCTGCTACTCTGAGCATGGCAGAGAAGTTGTGTGCATGAGGCCAgaataactcacactgacacacattgAAACGGTCCAAGTAATTTAAGCTCTAAAAATGCTGATGTTTCCATAAATAGTGACATTATCTGGTGCCAGTTTGGACTGATTAGATGTATATGAACATGCAGGGCACTGCACAGGCAAAGTGTGTTTTACAAATTAATgcttaaaattacatttgaagcaCATGCTGTGTCTACTCTTAAAGGAAGTTGCTCTAAATGGGCTTTAAATAATGATGCTAAGAGGATCCAGATCTCACTGTAGATGtagtttgtgtgtacatgtttttgAGGGTAATCTAAATTTTCACAAGATCCCAGcataataaaaggaaataaaatgagaaattatAGTAGAGCAGCTACCAAATATACAAAACTGATTGCACAAAAAGTGATATGGTCTGCAAATGACTTTGGAGGTGCTGAAAATAAAGCACATGTGCACAGcaattcttaaaaaaaaataaaaaaatgcactgTTTCCAAAGTTCAAAGTGATCAGACCCTAAACAGGAAATACCACAGAGAGAACTGTGGATCTGGTTCTCATAACCCCAATCTACATTTCCATCTTCATTATTTTTGAATAGCTTGCCTGGGTGCCTACAGTGCACCAGCTCAAGCCTCACTGACCTTAGCTTTGCCTTTTGGGACATAGTAGATCCCTGAAGCCCTGAGGAGGAAGTAACGTTTCTTCCATGACTTCTTCCCATCTTCCTTCAGCCAGAGGATCCCCTCAATCTCTGGCACAGACACCGAGCCGCCACAGAAACACTCCTGAAGGGTGCgcacatgcacaaaaatgtatgttttcaagTGGGGAgtggaaaaaatgaaaggaaagtcTGTAGTTTGTGCTTGTACATAAATTTACCTCCAGTAAAGCCTCTTTATTCCTGTCAGCCATCTCTGATGTCTCCTTCCGCCCCAACAAATAGTTCTGGAAACGAttgaaaataaagttgaatAGAGGtcaaagaagggagggaggtggcTCACCTCGTCTTAGGTTAataaattattcacatttacTCGCTTTAGAGCTTTGACCTACTTCCAACtctcccacacaaacacactccctTGTTCAGTCTCTGGCTCTCTGGGTTGTGCTGGCACTGAGCATGCAtaaacaatgtgtttgtgtgtatagcATATGCTTTCCCCATTTACACGTTGAATGCAGAGTGTGCTACAGAGGGCACTGAGAAGATGATCTGTCCTCACTCTCCTGTGTGAGTCTGTATATGCGTGTTGGAGTGTAATGGACAGTCACCTGGGGGTTCTTGAACAGAGCATATTTCTCGATGCGTTCAATGAACATGAGCTTGTTGTGGCTGTCTCGTGTCCAGTTTAATAGATTCTCCACCAAGTTCTCGTGATCCTCAAAAATGCGCTctgagatgagagagaaagaagatgtgagctgtgcagattttttttgctgACCTGCAAATGGCAAATGTGCACTTAATTTCCTCCCTCCAgggttttcagttttttgggtGGGGCACAACTTTTAACTGTGAGCCTGAGGATTAGCCTGAATTCGCAAACAGTGACTATTCTTAGATCACagataattataatatatgtttGTACAGCCATGTTGTTGACATTTCTCAAACCGAGTTGCCTCAATGCTTTGTGCATTTTTCCATGTCTGACACACCTGTTCATGTGCCAGCAGGGCAGACTAGAGCAAACTATAAACAATGTTTATTGGACTCAGGTGTGGTGTAAGCTGTCTGAGGCTCCTCGCTTACCCATCTGTAGTTCATTGATGGTTTCCACAAGAGACCAGTCAGGGCTGTAGCCACAGTGTGACTTATCCAGCAGGCTGTCCAGCACCTGCCTGACTGTCTGCCTCTCATCCACCATCATGGTCTTGGAGCTCTCGTCTGACATGTGAACCCTGATCACCagctgaggaagaagagaaagaagagttTGAGAAGGAGAACCATCTTTTAAAAAGATTGGCACCAATATAATCAGATTTCACATAAACCACACTTAGACTTCAACATAAACCATGTAATGCGATTTTAACTTAGTcttaaattaacaataaattGCTCAATTAAACGGACTGTGGTTTATGTTACTTCTGATCTAGGTTTATTTTTGGAACTATTTCAGGCCTCTAATCATGCATTCATCCTGTGAGCAATCATTTTTCAATGCAAACTAGCCTCTACCATCACCACATTCAGTACTTACAGATACAGAGAAATATTTCCCTGGCAGTTCAAAGATTTgtaatttttaagaaaaaaaagttacgTAACTACTAGGCAGATCTAGTCGCCTATTATTTAAGAATGCTCATTATTTAGCATCATAGCTGCtacaagttttaatttaatcacCTTTTACATAATAACTGTACCCATATATCCCTTAGTTCATTGTATTTAAAGTCTTCCTGGAACAACAATCTGCTATAAATACATTGTTATGTGGCCCAATTATCTAACCTTAGCATACACAATATTGCTATAGTGTTTGCTTGAGTGTAAACATCTCAAATGAATCCAGGTCATATAGTTGTAAAGCTTGTTTCAAATACGTCAAACTATTTATGGGGATCACAAGAGTCACAATGTCATATATACAGCCAATAATCTGGTCAACGTTTTGGAACCACAAGCAACAAAAAGTCCTCCTTAACAAGCAAGCTTAAACTAAGCTGAACGTGACACACACGTGCCAAATCCAGCCTAACAGAACTTCAGCTTGTAAGACCCGTCCTGGTGTAAAACCAAATAAATCCTTCAATTCCTTGACCCCCCTCTTGTTTCTCTCCTCCCATTGGGACCCTAACATCCAATCACTATGTGGGTGCAGCTTATTGAACAGGAACTTAGACGAATGAGAATACTGGGAGAGCTGCCAGTCTCAGACATGGGGAGTctgacctactttttttttcGCAGTGGAGACCCCTAAAATCCTCTTAGtgtgacagaaaaataacaataaaaacaacaaaaaatacgAAAGAAAATTAACCCAAAATTGCTTCAACAAGAGGAAATTCGGAATCTTTTGTCCTCAATGTcatgaagaggaaaataaagtaAACTGTGAGACATACCTGGCTGTGTAAAACGCTGACAAGCACAGCACTAATAATTTAGCACATCACTTTCTCCTGTGTTGGCCGaggggtttttattttttatttttttagatacCAGCAGTCTTTGTCTTATCATACTGTATTCACTTGGCAGAGCGCAAGTCTTGCTCTGTTCGTTGAAACACTATTGGGTCTCTACTATTCAATGCATGTAAAAAGGACACCATTCTGCTCTCATTCACAGTGACAGTTTATTCACTGGCGGAAACACTGGTAAAATGGGCTGCCTGTGGAGTCCTACACTAGCTTCCCAATGGAGACATACACATGCCATGGCTTTCAATGGAACAAGGCGGCCCGGTTGTCCACTGAAAAATCAGCACTTGTGTTGCCGGTTGGTTGTAAATGAGCCGTTTTGTGCATGATGTGTCTGCATTGTCTTGCAGCGCATCTTCTGTATCCTCTCTCTGATTTCCTGCTCCTTCCCCagcagatacaaacacacacatatataatcaAACACTGCAATGACCTATTTTCTCTGCGCTTCACCGCCTCTCGCTGTGAATGAAGTTCACAAAGAAATGCAGCGTGCGGTGGaaaaatgatgatgtcagtCAGAAATGTGGACTTTTACAGGCGAAACTGGGCGCgcaaaaggagagaggagatcCTACCTTTTTGACCTGCGCCTCTTTGATTTTTTCCAGGGCGACTCGGATCTTCTCTGCCTTCAATTTGGCAGCTTGCTCCTCCTGGATGGACAAACGAGAGCGCGGTTAATACAGTTAACATCACACAGTCGCAAAAGCCGGGCAGAAACTAAGAAGGGTTTTTGATTGCATAGCCTTGCCTCATCCTCTTCATGCATGACTCCTCTGACAGAGAATAAGACATCATGCAACCACAACTTCATTAAATAGTTATCAGCCTTCTAAACCATTTAAACGCACAAGCTCCAGGCATGATGGCGCATGGTGTCATGTGCGAAAtgtaatcccccccccccatgcttTAGGTTGCTTACCTGCCCCCTCCAACAAGATGCCATCACTTCCATTCTGCAGGTAGTgaacgagtgtgtgtgtgcgtgtgtgtaaatgGGTTCCTTTTTATCACTTTGAGGGAATATTTGATCAGACGCAAATAAACACTGTGATGCTAAATCGCTTCTATTGTGACATTGGTCCAAGTGTTGCCTCCAATATGGCGCTGCATTCGCTGTCTATGGTTCCATATTGGATTCATATGGAGCTGCAGCGGTTTCCTTTGATCTTGCTTTACAGCAGAAGGGAGACAATAGTAGAAGATCCCCGAAGGGCCAGAGGCTGCGGCTGAGTGTAGGATCAGTTCATAAAGCTGCTATGCCCCTCCACTCAAAGATATAATGATCACCCAGCGATCATCATGTTCAGAACGATGGGTGGGTAAAATCCAAATGTCacgttaattaaaaaaaatgacaaaaaactcCTTCGTTGGCTTCACATTGCAagattaaataagaaaaaacctTTTTCCCCTCGCTTGCCACCtttcacagtaaacaacaagaAGTTATTCCACAATTATTCCCAGTGAAGGCAAAATGCAGCCGTGCATCTTCCATCACTCAGAGACGACAGTGGTGGAGCTAGCAGAGGCTGCGCTGAACACAGACTCTGTGACGGCGCAGGTTCACTGACACGCAGACATGTGCGCCCGAGATGAGCGCAACTTGACTGAAACCCCCAAGTGAGACAGTAGGGAGGACCATGCCCCTCCCCCCTCCGTCCTCCCACCCTCTcttcctgcttcctcctctctctctctccctctccacccCTTTCCATCattctctctcccactctctctctctctctacaacAGATGCAGGGGTTTGGGAGCGTGCCCAATCGATGGAGCATAATCCCCCCACAAAAATAGTAGAACGACGGGTCAACCAACCAGTGAGCCCCATTCTCAAGACCTTCTAGCCAATCGGGACAAGGGGGGAGACCGTGACGGAGACTGGCCCCCGCAGCTAAACTACAGCGACAAGGATGGAGAGTGGAATTTGGATGAATGAGAAGCTGAGGTGCTGAATATTTGAAGTCATgtttacacagacagagaagggGTGAGGGGTGTTACCAACCACTTCTTATCTTAagaaccccccacccccatccccTTTCTCTTCTTGACCCAGACTACCCTTTTTTCGCATGACCCACTCTGGGGCACATGCACATTAATGCAATAAACCCAACACACTGTTTGGCCAACACATAGTCAGCAGAGTGTGagacgtatgtgtgtgtgtgtgtgtgtttgtgtgagtgagagcatgagagaggagaggtcaCGAGGGTTGTGTAGATTACAGCCCAGAGTCACACTGTAGCCCCCCTATAAATGTCagtgtacccccccccccccaccccgcATTATTCCCTCTCCACATGACACCTACacccagcttttttttttatgagacaCTAGTCTGATTCCTATTCCACAGGCGTTTTCCCTTCCACTTTCACACCCAGCCACACCAGAGCCAATTTTAAAAAGGCTCTTCTGCCTAGcgtggaaataaaaaaaaaaaagagtcttgGCACCCTTCTCCCTTTGATGTCTTTCCACTCTCTCCCTCACCGCTTGTTCCCAAACATCCCGCTCTCATTCAGTATTCTGATTTGCGAgcggggagagggaggagactTTGTGAGTCTAGGAGATCGCGGCTGTAACACTAACACATAAACTCCCTCGCAGCCTGTACGCCGTCGGGTATATCTCCGCTTCctcccatttttaaaaaaactgctctGCATACACGGACAGACTGAGAGCAGATATGCCATAAACCAATAGCCTtgaaacaatgaattaattCCACTGTTTTGTAACACAAAGAGAACGATAGCGTAACTGCCCCTTGTGAGCCAGCCAGCAATGATTATCACCCAGTGTGATTCACTGTTGGCATCCattatattcaaataaatgaaagggGGTTTTTGGAGAGAAATCTCAAATACAGTGCCAATGATGGCTAATGGAGATGTTTCAGTTTAGTCTTATATGAATAGTACTGTAGgctgtcttttgtttttaaagaaaggaagacacatgtcaaaagctgaaaacattctAAATCCTTCGTTAGAGTTTTCAAGATCCATAAAGGAACCTTTATACTAtctaatattaatttaatttgtggttTGTCTCATATTCAGAGAGAGCTCTTGggttattaaatataaataggATTTCAGAAACTCTGGCCTAGTTAAATCTGGATAAATCGCAACCTGCAGCGGCCAACTTTAAACCGTAAATCTGCACACATCTGATCGGCATAAGCTTCGCACGGGAGCCAAATGCTGCAACCAATATATTCGCTGGGAAAACCGTCGGCTGCCAGGTGGTTTACAGTAGTGTCGAGATGGTTGACAATTCACGCTGAAGAAACAGATGTGAAACGTACTGTATTTTCACCGCATTCCCAGTGAGAACTTGTACACACAGAGACGTTTACATTAACAGTTGCACCACTCGCATGCTTTTCtctcttaataaaaaaaaggtagcAAATCAAAAGCAGGCTGCATGGAGATGTGCAAATCAAACGCTAGCTACATGGAGATAGAGAGGAAAATGAGTGAAGATAAAAAAACTCAGAGACAAAAGGCCCCATGCTGGGGAAAGGTAAATGCGGAAGCAAGTTGGAACAAACAACCAAGTGTACTCAGTGTATAAGCATGGTGGAGCATGTGCATGGTAAATACTGAAAAATGGGAAAGGAAAAATACCTTGATACTTTTAGCCTGTTAGAATTTGAATTTAATCACTTCTGATATGCTTTAGTAATTTATCTTTTGGTGTACCCAATTTCCGTTAGCAGCTGAGAAATTGTTATCTCTGCCTGCTTTCttaaacaagtaaataaatgatttgGTCCGACTGGTAACAGCTGTTttcttaatatgtttttttccccactaaTAACATGCaaagcagcaggagaggagCAGCGTGTTcacacatgagaaaaaaaacaaacaaagagagagagagaaagaagcgaGTGTATTATGAGGAAGTCACCTTGGTCAGGAGGTGAGAAGGCTTTCCAGCTATGCTTTTCAGAA
The Scomber scombrus chromosome 24, fScoSco1.1, whole genome shotgun sequence genome window above contains:
- the raph1b gene encoding ras-associated and pleckstrin homology domains-containing protein 1b isoform X1, producing the protein MEQVSDDELDHGAEEDSDKEDQDLDKMFGDWLGELDKLTQSLDDGKPQKTLQKPPLRQETNMANFSYRFSMYNINEALNQGDTVDLDALMADLCSIEQELNTISKPNSTSRSQSKRGPGGRSASTKHTGTSGGGSSGGSTSSSTRASPANTVRGASASARPAASNISLDDITSQLEKASLSMDEAARQTSSSSSSSSSSYSSSTLRRPSSGSSGGGQQQQHRRTGSVGAVSEQEAPSQRSSVNSACASASSMDSLDIDKVMAGGEAEGRSSPSTQGQNQTSTEHVTLRRAHGKTSRRQLDFATREGEVDRATHSYLDRETSLILKSIAGKPSHLLTKEEQAAKLKAEKIRVALEKIKEAQVKKLVIRVHMSDESSKTMMVDERQTVRQVLDSLLDKSHCGYSPDWSLVETINELQMERIFEDHENLVENLLNWTRDSHNKLMFIERIEKYALFKNPQNYLLGRKETSEMADRNKEALLEECFCGGSVSVPEIEGILWLKEDGKKSWKKRYFLLRASGIYYVPKGKAKASRDLVCFLQLDHVNVYYGQDYRSKYKAPTDYCLALKHPQIQKKSQYIKYLCCDDVRTLHQWVNGIRIAKYGKQLYVNYQEAMKRTEAAYDWSSLSTSSIRSGSSSASIPESQSNHSGHSDSGVETGSSHGRSQSVVSSIFSEAWKRGTQIEESSKHMRMEASRGATLPHPSHSHRHHSQHSVDHLVLTPPPQPQVQPPPQPLQQHPPQPQHPPQPQHPPVQPQTLTQPQHQHLPPQPQSPQQAPQPPAPTPTPPPPPPQSPQHPQQPPQSQQQQQQPPPISNYEMPPPPPQQQEEQQPAAPPPPPPPPPPPPPPPPVQTVSHHSAAPTMYKFSTINRLQNQKASQAANHHKLPSHLYATAHQVLPPIPTSPTVLASVKPPINVNHIAARTNVPPPPPPPPPPPPSMPMPGSAMAVLRLGPPSPATPPAFTPPPPGPPPAPQTNGLAFPPPPPPPPPPAPTPMSQPVYPVVLKQTLKERFPSPPRDLLSPDGGLEESPPPAPAPPPPPPPPPPPPPPPPPPQQFPVPAQFPPPPGPPPPAPPKSFTPGFVPHTAPKPTSPVIPFPPAPPPAAMGGPPPPPPPPPPAPFKKQFSLQAGHTASQPPPTLPKQHSLSKPPPISTGAPPTMSLVKQLASQFPGSSSQVANHTESPKAPLSPPAVKTKPKWQPGGGQQHQSPEFPPPPPDSSAGFPAPPPPPPPPPAPVTGPTPPPPPLPPGNLGSPTRRSPCGPAGFLGKKPPPTPQRNSSMKADSSASYEESRRNLLSKFAPQSSTSPSPPCPVSSSTGSPSKDPSAGPPAPPKPGKLNLSNLPLALQAKVSQAKPTGGDFPSPPPECAYFPPPPPASELFPPPPPPGSDAPSGGPPRVAVVNPQPQAPPPPPPVSLVSNSSWGKSSLKKTAPPTLVRRSNTTPEPPPLSPTPQNPPPTSPKGSSGQPNFLDDLHRTLKRKSVGRQSSVNSAGLSAGTMDDMALPPPPPELLDQGMQSNGGNGGYMSGNISGYATLRRGPPPAPPKRGDATKLT